A part of Paenarthrobacter sp. A20 genomic DNA contains:
- a CDS encoding carbohydrate ABC transporter permease, with the protein MLPNRSRTSVLVFLLPPLLLYCAAVLFPILQSLFLSFFSWNGISDMEFVGLANYVRMLTADDIFWRSFFNALIYLAICLVLQLGGALVVASLLTSLRRGRELIKTLYLLPAVISTVAIAFLFVRIYSIDPVGLLNQLLHWVGLGSFERAWLSDVNTVLAAVSAPEGWRFTGLYMLIIYAALIAVPKELEEAAVLDGASKWTLFTKIRFPYIRPVWITTTIMATTYGLRGFDIPYLMTNGGPGQSSELLTTYMYKTAFTSTDFGYASTISVFIVIECLVAVGLILFMLKRKAD; encoded by the coding sequence ATGCTTCCCAACAGGTCAAGGACCTCAGTCCTGGTTTTCCTGCTCCCACCCCTGCTGCTCTACTGCGCAGCTGTCCTCTTCCCGATTCTTCAATCCCTGTTCCTGAGCTTTTTCTCCTGGAACGGCATCAGCGACATGGAGTTCGTAGGTCTTGCCAACTACGTCCGAATGCTGACTGCTGATGACATCTTCTGGCGCTCCTTCTTCAACGCCCTCATCTACCTGGCCATTTGCTTGGTCCTGCAATTGGGCGGTGCACTGGTTGTCGCCAGCCTGCTCACTTCCCTGCGCCGGGGACGTGAACTGATCAAGACCCTGTATTTGCTTCCTGCCGTGATCTCCACGGTCGCCATTGCGTTCCTCTTCGTCCGTATCTACTCCATTGATCCAGTCGGACTGCTGAACCAGCTGCTGCACTGGGTGGGGCTGGGTTCCTTTGAACGGGCCTGGTTGTCCGACGTCAACACCGTCCTGGCCGCCGTGTCCGCCCCGGAAGGATGGCGGTTCACCGGGCTTTACATGCTCATCATTTACGCGGCACTGATCGCCGTGCCCAAGGAACTCGAAGAAGCCGCGGTCCTGGACGGCGCTTCGAAGTGGACGCTCTTCACCAAGATCCGCTTCCCCTACATACGACCCGTCTGGATTACCACCACCATCATGGCCACCACGTACGGCTTGCGGGGCTTCGACATCCCCTACCTCATGACCAATGGCGGCCCGGGACAATCCTCCGAGCTGCTCACTACCTATATGTACAAGACAGCCTTCACCAGCACGGATTTTGGCTACGCAAGCACCATCTCCGTCTTCATCGTGATCGAGTGCCTCGTCGCCGTCGGCCTCATCTTGTTCATGCTCAAGCGGAAGGCAGATTAA